From the Lolium rigidum isolate FL_2022 chromosome 2, APGP_CSIRO_Lrig_0.1, whole genome shotgun sequence genome, one window contains:
- the LOC124692635 gene encoding protein FAR1-RELATED SEQUENCE 6-like, protein MDTEEASHPPKTPRRPRRRDLNALDPNLEESDGEDIGIPEVGMVFNNHIEVNRFYRRYARRVGFGVSVRRSSFSQEGTCLYLELMCCKGGRPRYEPKFRKRASSTTNCPAKIRVKLWGDKLLHVELATLDHNHPVSPAMARFLNSYKQLSGPAKRRLRMGAPGAMPVEEPSKMLVDKLGPLEELLFGESKNHSFVERGRLKFQPGDSEALRLFFTRMQAKNANFFNVIDLDDEGSVRNVFWADARSRAMYEYYNDAITLDTSYVSSKHDMPLVTFLGVNHHGQSVLLGCGLLADETAETYTWLFKAWVACMSGNLPKAIITDQCRGIQSAIAEVVPGVRHRICLHQIMKRASEQLSGRSEYKAISKALQKAAYDSLTADEFEGEWSTLITYNGLQDHVWLGTLYDCRFSWVPIFLKDTFWAGMSATQRSETITPFFEGCVDSKTTLKQFLGKYEMTLQSKYEKEAQADFETFHKQRPPVSKFYMEEQLSKVYTHNMFKKFQDEIEAIMYCHISLMNGDGPISTFNVKECIFLEDGKRTTSKIFAVTYSTEEKDITCICGGFQFSGILCRHSLSVLKFQQVREIPSQYVLDRWKRDFRQLHVIGRPSSDVVPSNRVDRYDYLSMRCQQLVDSVVLSDKYRLALRLAREVEKFLLNSDTHDDTQPRIKSRVPQVNKPNTVTGQNLGNVATDNGNGGPKRPEASASVQASQIQKGVAETGVLPAGYIGVPANVQQFMGNQGAIQPSIVYMVPSGVDPQAFGNGVLMPVMYQQMFQIPHQPNGTVQDTLANGKKKRPRVQKPTETSHQSNGTPGPASG, encoded by the exons ATGGACACGGAGGAGGCGTCCCACCCTCCCAAGActccccgccgcccccgccgccgtgaCCTCAACGCCCTG GATCCCAATTTAGAGGAGTCTGATGGAGAGGACATTGGCATTCCAGAAGTTGGCATGGTGTTCAATAACCACATAGAGGTCAATCGATTCTACCGTAGGTATGCCCGTCGTGTTGGTTTTGGTGTCTCAGTTAGGAGGTCCTCGTTCTCACAAGAAGGCACCTGCTTATATCTTGAGCTGATGTGCTGTAAAGGAGGGCGTCCTCGTTATGAGCCTAAGTTCAGGAAACGAGCCTCATCAACCACCAACTGCCCAGCCAAGATCCGAGTGAAGTTATGGGGAGACAAATTGTTGCATGTAGAGTTGGCAACCCTTGATCATAATCACCCTGTGAGCCCAGCAATGGCAAGGTTCTTGAACTCTTACAAGCAGCTTTCTGGCCCTGCGAAGAGGCGATTGCGAATGGGTGCTCCTGGAGCTATGCCAGTTGAAGAGCCAAGCAAGATGCTTGTTGATAAGCTAGGTCCACTTGAGGAACTTCTGTTTGGAGAGAGCAAGAACCATAGCTTCGTGGAGAGGGGCCGTTTGAAGTTCCAGCCTGGAGATTCAGAAGCACTTAGACTTTTCTTTACCCGGATGCAAGCCAAAAATGCAAACTTTTTCAATGTTATTGACTTGGATGATGAAGGCTCTGTCAGGAATGTTTTCTGGGCAGATGCACGGTCAAGAGCCATGTATGAGTATTATAATGATGCTATTACGCTTGACACTTCCTATGTGTCTAGTAAACATGATATGCCTCTTGTGACCTTTCTTGGTGTGAACCATCATGGCCAATCTGTCTTGCTGGGTTGTGGCCTGCTCGCTGATGAGACAGCAGAAACCTATACATGGCTCTTTAAAGCGTGGGTAGCATGCATGTCTGGTAATCTTCCAAAGGCAATCATCACTGACCAATGCAGGGGCATCCAGAGTGCAATCGCTGAGGTTGTTCCTGGAGTTCGCCATAGAATATGCTTGCATCAGATAATGAAGAGGGCATCAGAGCAGTTAAGTGGGCGGTCAGAGTACAAAGCTATTAGCAAGGCATTACAAAAAGCTGCATATGATTCTTTAACAGCAGATGAGTTTGAAGGAGAATGGAGTACTCTGATCACATACAATGGGCTTCAGGATCATGTCTGGCTAGGGACACTTTATGATTGTAGATTTTCATGGGTGCCTATCTTTCTTAAAGATACTTTTTGGGCAGGAATGTCTGCTACACAAAGAAGTGAAACTATCACTCCTTTCTTTGAAGGATGTGTTGATTCGAAAACCACCTTGAAGCAATTTCTTGGTAAGTATGAGATGACTTTGCAGAGCAAATATGAGAAAGAAGCCCAAGCAGATTTTGAGACATTTCATAAGCAACGTCCACCTGTTTCAAAATTCTATATGGAAGAACAGCTCTCGAAGGTATATACCCATAACATGTTCAAGAAGTTTCAAGATGAGATTGAAGCCATAATGTACTGCCATATATCTTTGATGAATGGTGATGGCCCTATCTCCACATTCAATGTCAAGGAGTGTATTTTCCTTGAAGATGGTAAGAGGACTACGAGCAAGATTTTTGCAGTGACTTATAGCACAGAGGAAAAGGATATAACTTGTATATGTGGAGGTTTTCAATTTAGCGGTATACTATGTAGGCATAGTCTCTCAGTGCTCAAGTTTCAGCAGGTTCGTGAAATTCCTTCACAGTATGTTCTTGATAGGTGGAAAAGGGATTTCAGACAATTGCATGTGATTGGACGACCTTCAAGTGATGTTGTTCCCAGCAATCGTGTGGATCGATATGACTATTTGTCGATGAGATGCCAGCAGCTTGTTGACTCTGTAGTCCTATCAGATAAGTATCGCCTTGCTTTGAGGTTGGCGAGAGAGGTAGAGAAGTTCCTATTAAATAGCGATACACACGATGATACGCAGCCAAGAATCAAGTCTCGTGTTCCTCAAGTAAATAAACCAAATACGGTGACAGGTCAAAATCTTGGAAACGTAGCTACTGACAATGGAAATGGTGGGCCCAAAAGACCGGAG gcttcTGCATCGGTGCAGGCATCACAAATTCAGAAG GGAGTAGCAGAAACAGGTGTACTTCCTGCTGGTTACATTGGAGTGCCGGCGAATGTTCAGCAATTCATGGGCAATCAAGGAGCAATCCAACCAAGCATCGTGTACATGGTTCCG AGTGGTGTTGACCCTCAGGCATTTGGAAATGGTGTTTTGATGCCAGTGATGTACCAGCAGATGTTCCAG ATACCTCATCAGCCAAACGGAACCGTGCAAGACACGTTGGCAAATGGTAAAAAGAAGCGACCTCGTGTCCAGAAGCCGACGGAGACATCTCATCAGTCAAATGGAACCCCAGGACCTGCATCTGGCTAA